In the genome of Bradyrhizobium ottawaense, the window AGAGCATAGACATTGAAGTGAAACATGAACAGGGCGAGCAAGGTCATCGGAATGATCCCGATCGCAAGCCGGATCAGGCTCATGACCATCAGCGACAGCAGAAACTCGATCGGCCTCAAGGGGCTCATCATGAGGTTGCCGATGTTGCGCGCCCACATCTCCTCCAGGAACGAGATGGAGAAGCCGAGCTGCCCGCGGAACAGGATATCCCAGAGGATGACGGCGCCGATCAGCGTGCCGCCGGCGCGCGCGAAGAAATTGGAATTCTCGGCGATGTAATACTGGATGAAACCCCAAGTGATGACCTGCAGCGCCGGCCAGTACAGCAATTCAAGCAGCCGCGGCCAGGATGACAGCAGGAGGTACCAGTAGCGCAGGATCATCGCGCCGATGCGATGGACGGAGATGCCGCGGTGGAGGGGGATGTCCGTCATCGCGCGATAACCTGGCCCGGATGGGATCTGTCATCCCGGGGCGCGACATCGTCGCGAGCCCGGGATCCATAACCACGAAACTCAATTTGGCGAAGACTCGGAGTGACCCGTCTCGCCTCGCAACCGCCGCCTGTGATTATGGATTCCGGGCTCGCGCTCCGCGCGCCCCGGAATGACAGACCTCCATCCGGGCTACGAATACGGGTACGACCGCTCACCTCGCCGCCTCCTTCGCACCGTTCACCCGGCCGCGCGCGACGTCCAGAAACACCTCCTCCAGCGTGGTGCGATTGTAGCGCGCCATGATCGCCTCAGGCGTATCGTCGTCCTCGATGCGACCGCGCTTCATGATGATGACGCGGTCGCAGAGCCGCTCGACCTCGAGCATGTTGTGCGAAGCCAAAAGGATCGTGGCGTTGTTGTCCTTGCGATAACGCTCCAGGTGCGCCCGCACCCAGTCGGCGGTATCCGGATCGAGCGAGGCGGTCGGCTCGTCCAGCAGCAGCAGCTCGGGCCGGTTGATCAGCGCTTTGGCGAGCGCGACGCGGGTCTTCTGCCCGGCCGACAGCTTGCCGTTGGCGCGGTCGATGAATTCGGTGAGATCGAGATCGTCCGCGAGCTCGGCGATGCGGCCGGCGAGGTTCTTCACCGCATAGAGCTTGCCGAACACGGTGAGATTCTGCCGCACCGTGAGCCGCATCGGCATGTCGACATAGGGGCTCTCGAAATTCATCCGCCCCAGCACGGAAGCACTCTCCTCGGGCATCCGATGTCCGAGCACCTGCACGCGGCCGGAGGTCGGCAGCACAAGGCCCATGATCATTGCGATGGTCGTGGTCTTGCCGGCGCCGTTGCCGCCCAGAAGTCCGGTGATGCTGCCACGCGGCAACGAAAAGGAGATGTCGTCGACCGCTCGGGTCTGCTTATAGATTTTGACGAGGTGCTCGACCGCGATCGCCGCGGACGAGCTGCGCTCCGCGACAGTCGGCCGACTTGAAGCCTTGTCATTCTCGGTCATGCTGGTCGTTCTTCTGCTATTGCAGCGGATAGCGCAAGGCTTGTAATCCGGTGGTTCCGCGAGCCCAGCGTTTGTGATCTGGAAGGCACCCCCATTGGCCGATATGACTGAAATTGCTGCTTCCGACTTTCGCCACGCGCAGCGGCATATCCGCCTGGACACGATCCTGCGGCTGCGTTGGCTGGCGGTGCTGGGCCAGCTCGCCGCGATCTTCATCGTGGCGCAGGGGTTGGAATTCAACGTCGAGATCGTCCCCTGCGTCAGCATCATCGCCTTGTCGGCCGCGCTCAATCTGGCGCTCCAGACCGTGTCCAATCCGCTGCAGCGGCTGGAGCCGATGCAGGCGGCCGGACTGCTCGCGCTGAACATCGTGGAGCTGGCCGGTCTGCTGTACTTCACCGGCGGACTGCAGAACCCGTTCTCGTTCCTCTTCCTCGCGCCGGTGCTGATCTCGGCCACGGCGCTGCCGGCGCGCTTCACCTTCGGCCTCGGTGTGCTTGCGGTAGCCTGCGCCTCGGTCCTGTTCTTCTTCCATTTGCCGCTGCCCTGGGATTCCGATGATCCCCTGGTGCTGCCGCCGATCTACCTCGTCGGCGTCTGGCTCTCGATCGTGCTCGCGATCGGCGTCACCAGCCTCTACTCGTTCCAGGTGACCGAGGAGGCGCGCAAGCTTGCGGACGCGCTGGCCGCGACCGAGCTGGTGCTGACGCGCGAGCAGCATCTGACGCAGCTCGACGGCCTCGCAGCCGCGGCCGCGCACGAGCTCGGCACGCCGCTCGCGACGATCTTTTTGATCTCGCGCGAGCTGGAAAAGACGGTGAAGGACGCCAGCTTTGCCGCCGACCTGAAGACGCTGCGCGAGCAGACCCAGCGCTGCCGCGACATCTTGAGCAAGATCACCCAGCTCTCCTCCACCGGCGCGCCGTTCGACCGCATGAAGCTGTCGGAGCTGATCGAGGAGGTGGTGGCCCCGCACCGCGATTTCGGCGTCGAGATCAAGGTGCGGATCGCGGTCGCCGCCGTGTCCGAGCCGGTCGGCTCGCGCAATCCGGCGATCCTCTACGGCGTCGGCAACATCGTCGAGAACGCGGTCGATTTCGCCCATACCACCGTCGAGGTGAACGCGTGGTGGAACAAGGACACGATCGAGCTTCTGATCTCCGACGACGGCCCAGGCATTCCGCCCGACATCCTGAACCGGATCGGCGAGCCCTATCTGTCGCGGCGACGAACCACGGATGAGGGCAGCGGTGAGCGACGCGGTCTCGGATTGGGCGTGTTCATCGCGCGCACGTTGCTGGAACGCACCGGCGCCAAGGTCTCGTTTACCAACCGGATCTTTCCGGAACACGGCGCGGTGGTGCAGATCACATGGCCGCGACAGCGTTTTGAGGCTATCGAGAGCCTCGAAGAAACAATAGGATAGGCCGCGACCTTGCGTCGCACAACAGGGCCGATCGACTATCGGCGGCCTTGGCACCGCCCGATTGCGAGGCCATATGTAGTCGCGTTGGAGAGAGGACAAAACCTTGAACGCCATCGCCGAACTGAACGAACAGACCGACCGCTCGCTGCTCATCGTGGAGGACGACAAGCCGTTCCTGGAGCGGTTGTCGCGCGCCATGGAGACGCGCGGCTTCTCGGTGACGTCATGCGACACCGTCTCGGATGGTCTTGCGCAGATCGGCAAGGCAGCGCCGGCATTCGCCGTGGTGGACTTGCGGCTCGGCGACGGCAACGGCCTTGACGTGGTCTCGGCGCTGAAGAAGAAGCGCCCGGATGCGCGCGCGATCGTGCTGACCGGCTATGGCAACATCGCCACCGCCGTCACCGCGGTGAAGATGGGCGCGATCGATTATCTCTCCAAGCCGGCGGATGCCGACGACGTCGTCGCGGCGCTGCTGTCGACCAGCGCGGAGAAATCCGAGCTGCCGACCAACCCGATGTCCGCCGACCGCGTACGCTGGGAGCACATCCAGCGCATCTACGAGATGTGCAACCGCAACGTCTCGGAGACGGCGCGCAGGCTGAACATGCACCGCAGGACGTTGCAGCGCATTCTGGCCAAGCGCGCGCCGAGGTAGCGGTCTCGTAGGGTGGGCAAAGGCGCGCAAGCGCCGTGCCCACGCTCTGTTAGAGTTGGATAGAGATCGTGGGCACGCTTCGCTTTGCCCACCCTACGGCACCGATGTTTGCGGCGCCGCTACTCCCAAAATTCCGCATGCCCTTGCGGGTCGACCAGCCGGTTGATCCGAAGCGCCGCCGCCATTCCAAACCGCACCGTCATCTGCTTGCGCGTGGCCGCAGCGAGCTTGTGCTCGGGCGCTTCGCAATGCAGGTGCGCGCCATAGGCGTCGGCGATGATCAGGCCGGTGCCTTCCGGAAAGATCTCGCACGGCAGGTCCTGAGTGAAGGCGAAGAACAGCCGGTCGCAATGGGCGCGGTACTCGTGCCATTTCTGGTCGGCGCGCAGATCCTCCACCGACGATTTGATCTCGACGATCCAGATCTCGCCGCGCTCGTTCAGCGCCACGAGATCGGCGCGCCGGCCCGAGGGCAGCGGCAATTCGCTGATGCAGGTAAAGCCGAGCGAACGCAGCAGCCGCGCGGTGCCCCGCGCGACCGCGAGCGCCGTCTCCGACTGGCGGCGATCAGGCGGCGGCACGAGGGCGATGTTGCGGGCGGGATTGTCCATGGGGGGAGGATAGCCGATTCCGTAGAACTGCACACTGCTCGATGGAGCCTAAGCGCAGTCTCGATCTCCGCCGTCGTCCCCGCGAAAGCGGGGACCCATAACCACAGGGAGTTGTTGTAGGGCGCTCAGGTAACTCCGAGTCATCGCAAAACTGCTCCCTGTGGTTATGGGTCCCGGATCGGCGCTCCGCTTCGCTGCGCTTGTCCGGGACGACACCGAGGATGAAACACGGAACCTCCCCTCCCCCACGCACTTATCACGCAGCCGCCGCACCTCGGCGGAACCACCGAGGCTGCGCGGATGATCGACGATCTCTGGTACAAGAACGGCGTGATCTACTGCCTTTCCGTCGGCTCCTATATGGACGCCAACGGTGACGGCGTCGGCGACTTCAAGGGCCTGCTCCGCCGGCTCGACTATCTGCATGGCCTCGGCATCACCACGATCTGGCTGATGCCGTTCCAGACCTCGCCCGGCCGCGACGACGGCTACGACATCGCCGACTATTACAGCGTGGATGCGCGTTACGGCACGCTCGGCGATTTCGTCGAGTTCGCCCACGGCTGCAAGCAGCGCGGCATCCGCATCATCATCGACCTCGTCGTCAACCACACCTCGGATCAGCATCACTGGTTCAAGGAGGCGCGGCGCGACAAGAACTCGCCCTACCGCGACTGGTATGTGTGGTCCGACAAGAAGCCGGCCGGTGCCGACAAGGGCATGGTGTTTCCCGGCGTGCAGAAAACGACCTGGACGCGCGACAAGGAAGCGGGCGCGTATTACTTCCACCGCTTCTACGATTTCCAGCCCGACCTCAACACCTCGAACCCGCATGTGCAGGCCGAGATCCTGAAGATCATGGGGTTCTGGATCCAGCTCGGCGTCTCCGGCTTCCGCATGGACGCCGTGCCCTTCGTGATCGCGACCAAGGGTGCGAAGGTGAAGAAGCCGGTCGAGCAGTACGACATGCTGCGCGCATTCCGCGAATTCCTGCAATGGCGGCAGGGCGACGCCATCATCCTCGCCGAAGCCAATGTGCTGCCGAAGACGGACATGGAATATTTCGGCCGCGACGCCGACCGCATGCACATGATGTTCAACTTCCACGTCAACCAGCACCTGTTCTATGCGCTGGCATCCGCAGATTCGCGGCCGCTGGCGAAGGCGTTGAAGGCGACCAAGCCGCGGCCGGCGACCGCGCAATGGGGCCTGTTCCTGCGCAATCACGACGAGCTCGACCTGGGGCGGCTGACCAAGGCGCAGCGCGACTCCGTGTTCAGGAATTTCGGTCCCGACAAGGACATGCAGCTCTACGACCGCGGCATCAGGCGGCGCCTCGCGCCGATGCTGGGCGGCGATCGCCGGCGGCTCGAACTCGCCTACAGCCTGATGTGCACGCTGCCCGGAACGCCCGTGATCCGCTATGGCGACGAGATCGCGATGGGCGACGATCTCTCACTGCCGGAACGCAATTGCGCGCGCACGCCGATGCAATGGTCGACCGAGCCGCATGGCGGCTTCACCAAGAGCAACAGGCCGGCCTGCCCTGTGATCGACAAGGGGCCTTACGGCTATCCCCACGTCAACGTCGCCAAGCAGCGGCGCGATCCCAACTCCATGCTGAACTGGACCGAGCGCATCGTCCGTATGCGCAAGGAGGTGCCTGAAATCGGCTGGGGCGACTTCACGATCATTCCGGTGCGCGATCCCGCCGTGTTCATCATGCGCTACGACTGGCGCAACAATTCGGTGCTGTTCGTGCATAATCTCGACGAGAAGCCGCGCGAGATCGCGTTCTCGGCCGGGCTGCCGGACGAGGCCGGCGCGCACCTGATCAATCTGCTCGCGGAGGACCACAGCCACGCCGACAAGCGCGGCCAGCACCGGATCGTGCTGGAGCCGTATGGGTATCGCTGGTACCGCGTCGGCGGGCTGGATTATCTGCTGAAGCGGAGCGATATCGACGGGGATACGGTGAGAGGGAAGAAGCATCCGGGGTAGTGCCCGACTGTAACCGCACACCCCACTGTCGTCCCCGCGCACGCGGAGACCCATAACCACAGGAAGGAGTTTGTGGCGAGCGGGCAACTCCGAATCGTCGCCAAACCACTCCCTGTGGTTATGGATCCCGGATCTGCGCTCCGCTTCGCTGCGCTTGTCCGGGACGACATCTCACGGCGGGGCCACCACCACGCCCTCATTGCCGCGCAGATCCAGCACGCCTTCGATCCGCTCGTCCTCGCGATCCAAAAACGTTGACAGCAGTATGCTGCTGCCGAAACGGATCGCGCTGGTGGTCACCGCGACCGGATCGGGGCCGAGATTGAGCGCCACGATCACCGCCTGCCCCTCGGCCTCGCGGCGATAGATCAGGAGATCGCCTTGCGCCGCGATCGGATGATAATCGCCGGCGACCAGCGGCCGACTGCTCTTCCGCAGGGTGATCAGGCGTCTGTAGAGGCTGAGGATCGAGCGCGCATCGGCTTCGAGATTGACGACATTGTCGCGCACATAGTGCGCCGGCAGCGGCAGCCACGGCCGCGCCGCCGAGAAGCCGGCGAATTCGGTCGCATCCCACTGCATCGGCGTGCGGCAGCCGTCGCGGCCGACACCGATGCCGGGCACGTTCTTTTCGAAGGGGTCGCGCACGTCCTCCGGCGCAATCGCCACTTGATGCATGCCGATCTCGTCGCCGTAATAGAGCGTCGGCGTGCCGCGCAGCGTCAGCAGCAGCATGGCGGCGACACGGGCCTGCTCGGGACCCACGCGGCTTGCGACGCGCGGGCGATCGTGATTGCCGAGCACCCAGTTCGGCCAGGCGCCGCGCGGCAGCGCCTTCTCGTAATCCTCGATGATTGTCTCGATCGAGCGCGCGCTCCAGAAGGTCAAGAGCAGCGCGAAATTGAACGGCATCTGCGCGCCGGTGAGGTCGTTGCCGTAATAGGCCATGAGACGGTGCAGCGGCAGATAGATCTCGCCGATCAGCACGCGGGCTTCGAATTCATCGGTGACGCGTCGCATCTCGGCGATCACGTCATGCACCTCCGGCTGGTCGGTGGAGTATTGCGTCATGATCCTTTCGTTCGGCGGCCGGCCCTCGACGTAATGCGGATTGGGCGGGTTGTCGCGGAATTCGGCATCCTTGATCAGGTGCCAGATCACGTCGACGCGAAAGCCGTCGACGCCCTTGTCGAGCCAGAACCGCATCACGTCGTAGATCGCGGCACGGACGTCCGGATTGCGCCAGTTCAGGTCCGGCTGCTGGGCGAGAAAGGCATGGTAGTAATATTGCCCCGTGGTCTCATCGAACTGCCACGCGCTGCCGCCGAACTCGGACAGCCAGTTGTTCGGCACCCCGCCGTCGGGTGCCGGATCGCGCCAGATGTACCAGTCTCGCTTGGGATTGTCGCGCGAGGCGCGGCTCTCGACGAACCAGGCATGCTGATCGGAGGTGTGGTTCGGCACGAGGTCGAGGATCAGTTTCAGGCCGTTGTCGTGGGCGGCCGTGATCAGCGCATCGAAATCGGCCATCGTGCCGAACAGCGGCTCGATGCCGGTATAGTCGGAGATGTCGTAGCCGAAATCCTCCATCGGCGAGGGAAAGATCGGCGACAGCCAGATCGCATCGACGCCGAGCGATTTGACGTAAGGCAACCGCTGCAAAATGCCGGCGAGATCGCCGACGCCGTCACCATCTGAGTCCTGAAAGGAGCGCGGGTAGACCTGATAGAAGATGCCGTCGCGCCACCAGTTGCTATCGCTCTGAGCCATGCTGGAGAACCCATCCATAAATCTGCGCCTCGGGCGGAAGAACGCGACAGCAGCGCCCCGGTTCAAATTGGCGAGCCAATTGGGACGGCCGTGTGACGGCGGGCGTGATTGTTCCAGGCTCCATTCCAGATCCTTGGCCGAATCTTTTGCTTGGCGGCATGGCAAAAATCGGCATTGTGGCGCCATGACCGAGCAAAATGACACCCAAGACTCTTCGCAATCCAAGGCCGGCGCGATCATCGTTCCCGTGACGCTGTTCGAGCAGAACTGCACCATCATCTGGGACGAGCCCTCCAAGAAGGCGGTGGTGATCGACCCCGGCGGGGACGTGCCCAAGATCCTGGACGCGATCAAGCAGACCGGCGTCACCGTGGAGAAGATCTGGCTGACCCACGGCCATATCGATCATGTCGGCGGCGCGGCCGATCTGCGCGATGCACTGAAGGTGCCGATCGAAGGCCCGCATGAAGCGGACAAGTTCCTGCTCGACAATGTGGTCGAGAGCGGCGCACGCTTCGGCATGACCGGCGTGCGCAATTTCGCGCCGGACCGTTGGCTCGCCGAAGGCGACACCGTGTCGATCGGCAGCTTGCAATTCGATATTTTCCACTGCCCCGGCCACTCGCCCGGCAGCGTGGTGTTCTTCAACAAGGAGCTGCGCTTCGCCCATGTCGGCGATGTCCTGTTCGCCGGCTCGGTCGGACGCACCGATTTGCCGGGCGGCAGTCACGCCACGCTGATCAACTCGATTCTGACCAAGCTATTGCCGCTCGGCGACGACGTCGGCTTCATCTGCGGTCACGGCGCCGGCTCAAGCATCGGCCAGGAGCGGATGACCAATCCGTTCATCACCGGCGCGATGTGAGGTTTATTCCGCCGCGTCCACAAGCGTGGCGGTCTCAGTGAGGTGACGATCGCCCCAGTCGCGGATCGCCGCGACGACCGGCACGAAGCTATTGCCCTTGCGGGTCAAGCGATATTCGACCTTCGGCGGCACTTCGCCGAAATCCTTGCGGTCGATCAGGCCGCTTTGTGTCAGGGCCTTCAATTCACGGCTGAGCACGCGCGGGGCGATCTCGGCGCTGCCTTCCGTGCCGCGCAATAAACCGCTGCGGATCTCGCCATAGCGGCGCGGGCCGTCCTTGAGGTCCCAGACGATGCGCAGCTTGTACTTGCCGCTGATCATCTTCTGAAAGGCCGCGACCGGACAGATGCGCGCCGGGTTCGCCTTCGCCATGTCGTCTCCTCCACGCGTTAGATTCTTGTTTTGACGCGTTTTCTTCACGCGAACCGGCATCCACTTCGCTCGAAACGCTATGGCAAAGAGGATAGGAGCAACGTCGAAAAAGTCCATACTATCAATTTTGTCCATACTTGCAGGATCGCTAGCAAGCCGCAGATGATGACGCACACGACGAACAGGGAGCGTCACATGAAGCACTTCATGATCAGATATGAATTCAGGAACGGTGCGACGGACGCCTGGCACCAGGAGGTCGGCCGCTTCATCAAGGCGATCGACGGCGATCCGGAGCTGACGGGCCGGATCGGCTATCGCGTCTTGAAAAACCTCGACGATGGCAGCTATTTCCATCTCGCCAGCGTCGCTGACGATGCCGCGCAAAAAGCGCTGCAATCGCGCGACTTCTTCAAAGCCTATCAGGAGATGACGCGGAAGGTCGCCGGCGGCGAGGTGACGGTGACGCCGATCGAGTGGATCGGTCAGACGGCGTAGTTTCCGCGGACTGACACGACGACATCGCTACAAACCTCGCTGTCGTCCCGGACAAGCGAAGCGCAGATCCGGGACCCATAACCACAGGAAGCCGTGTTTTGCGGGGACTCGGAGTTGGCCCTTCGCGCCTCACTTTGCCCTGTGGCAATGGGTCCCGGATCGGCGCGCGCTTGGGGCGCGCTTGTCCGGACGACGGCGGAGTTTGGGGCTACTTCATCAATCCTGCGGCGGTCAGTGCGCGCGTGATGATCTGGCCGAGATCGAAGCTGCGAGCCTCCTCGCGCGTCGGCTCGGCCGGCTGTTCGGCGACCGCTGCGCGGATCGAGCGGGCGAGATGCGGCGCGGGCGTCAGTGCCGGCTGCGCTGCAGGCCTGCTTGTAGACTTGCTTGTAGGCTTGGCCTCCGCCTTTGCAGCGTCTGCAATCCAGCCGGTCAGGCCGAAGAACTTTGCGATGTGATAGGACGAGGAAATGCCGGCCTCGATCAGGAATGCGCCTTCGACGCCATAGCGCTGGTCGTTGTCGGCCAGCCCAAGCGGCGTGCCGTGCGCCATGTCGGTGATGGCGTAGGACTCGACCAGCGTCTCGCCGTCCTTGCCCCACCAGGCCTGGCGCGGATAGCCGTCGACATTGGTCTCCGCCATCGGCGCTTCCGGCAGATCGTGCAGATCGAGCCACTGTTTGACGATCTCGTTGGCATTGCCGGGATTGACGGTGCGGTCGGCGCTGCCGTGCCACACCGAGACCTTCGGCCAGGGGCCGCGATAATCCGAGGCATTGCGCACAAGATCGCCGAGCTCGCGCGCGGGACGCACCGGGGAATGAAACATGCCGTCCAGTGCCTCGCGCAAATTCGAGGCGATGCCATAGGGCAGTCCGGCAATGACCGCACCCGCCGCGAAGACTTCCGGATAGGTCGCGAGCATCACCGACGTCATGCCGCCGCCGGCGGACAAGCCGGTGATGAAGATGCGCTTGGGATCGATGCGATGCGCCTCCGCCATATGCGCGATCATCTCGCGGATCGAATGCGCCTCGCCGCTGTCCCGCGCCGTATCTTCCGGATTGAACCAGTTGAAGCAGGTGTTGCCGTTGTTGATCCGCTGCTGCTCGGGCATAAGCAGCGCGAAGCCATAGTGCTTCGCGAGCGTCGACCAGCCCGCGCCGAGATCGTAGCCCGCCGCCGTCTGCCCGCAGCCATGCAGCACGACGACCAGCGCGCGCGGCTTCTGCAACTGCGCCGGCACGAACGCGAACATGCGCAAGGCCCCCGGGTTGTCGCCGAAGCCGGTGACCTCTTGCAATGGACTGGACGCATCCGCGCTCCGGCCGAGCTCGGCAAAGCGCAGACCGTCCAGCCTCGGCAGACGTCTCAACAGATCAACATTTTTGGCTAACGACACGGCAACTTCCTGGTGGGCGGCTTTCAACGCTTAGCCAAACCAGATAGTTGCTGCATTGCAAAATAAAAAGACCGTGCGCTGTCAATCCACGAAAATCACGGGGAATTCCGCCGAAATCCGCACGAATTAACCGCAATGCCTCGACTTCACGCAGATGCGCGACGCATCCACGACAGAAATGCGGCACAGATCATGATTAATGTCACAAACAGCGCAAGCGAGACCAGAAATCCTGCGCGCGCTGATTGCAAGGTATCGACCGCGAAGAACACCGCGCCGATTGCGGCCACTCCGGCCGCATTTCCGATCTGCGCCGTCGTGCCGTAGATGCCCGACGCCGAGCCTGCGGCGACAGGCTTGACGGTCGAGAGCACCGCGCCGGAGAGCGGCGCCATCACCAATCCCTGA includes:
- a CDS encoding alpha-amylase family glycosyl hydrolase; amino-acid sequence: MAQSDSNWWRDGIFYQVYPRSFQDSDGDGVGDLAGILQRLPYVKSLGVDAIWLSPIFPSPMEDFGYDISDYTGIEPLFGTMADFDALITAAHDNGLKLILDLVPNHTSDQHAWFVESRASRDNPKRDWYIWRDPAPDGGVPNNWLSEFGGSAWQFDETTGQYYYHAFLAQQPDLNWRNPDVRAAIYDVMRFWLDKGVDGFRVDVIWHLIKDAEFRDNPPNPHYVEGRPPNERIMTQYSTDQPEVHDVIAEMRRVTDEFEARVLIGEIYLPLHRLMAYYGNDLTGAQMPFNFALLLTFWSARSIETIIEDYEKALPRGAWPNWVLGNHDRPRVASRVGPEQARVAAMLLLTLRGTPTLYYGDEIGMHQVAIAPEDVRDPFEKNVPGIGVGRDGCRTPMQWDATEFAGFSAARPWLPLPAHYVRDNVVNLEADARSILSLYRRLITLRKSSRPLVAGDYHPIAAQGDLLIYRREAEGQAVIVALNLGPDPVAVTTSAIRFGSSILLSTFLDREDERIEGVLDLRGNEGVVVAPP
- a CDS encoding PHB depolymerase family esterase: MSLAKNVDLLRRLPRLDGLRFAELGRSADASSPLQEVTGFGDNPGALRMFAFVPAQLQKPRALVVVLHGCGQTAAGYDLGAGWSTLAKHYGFALLMPEQQRINNGNTCFNWFNPEDTARDSGEAHSIREMIAHMAEAHRIDPKRIFITGLSAGGGMTSVMLATYPEVFAAGAVIAGLPYGIASNLREALDGMFHSPVRPARELGDLVRNASDYRGPWPKVSVWHGSADRTVNPGNANEIVKQWLDLHDLPEAPMAETNVDGYPRQAWWGKDGETLVESYAITDMAHGTPLGLADNDQRYGVEGAFLIEAGISSSYHIAKFFGLTGWIADAAKAEAKPTSKSTSRPAAQPALTPAPHLARSIRAAVAEQPAEPTREEARSFDLGQIITRALTAAGLMK
- a CDS encoding MmcB family DNA repair protein; its protein translation is MDNPARNIALVPPPDRRQSETALAVARGTARLLRSLGFTCISELPLPSGRRADLVALNERGEIWIVEIKSSVEDLRADQKWHEYRAHCDRLFFAFTQDLPCEIFPEGTGLIIADAYGAHLHCEAPEHKLAAATRKQMTVRFGMAAALRINRLVDPQGHAEFWE
- a CDS encoding ActS/PrrB/RegB family redox-sensitive histidine kinase, whose amino-acid sequence is MTEIAASDFRHAQRHIRLDTILRLRWLAVLGQLAAIFIVAQGLEFNVEIVPCVSIIALSAALNLALQTVSNPLQRLEPMQAAGLLALNIVELAGLLYFTGGLQNPFSFLFLAPVLISATALPARFTFGLGVLAVACASVLFFFHLPLPWDSDDPLVLPPIYLVGVWLSIVLAIGVTSLYSFQVTEEARKLADALAATELVLTREQHLTQLDGLAAAAAHELGTPLATIFLISRELEKTVKDASFAADLKTLREQTQRCRDILSKITQLSSTGAPFDRMKLSELIEEVVAPHRDFGVEIKVRIAVAAVSEPVGSRNPAILYGVGNIVENAVDFAHTTVEVNAWWNKDTIELLISDDGPGIPPDILNRIGEPYLSRRRTTDEGSGERRGLGLGVFIARTLLERTGAKVSFTNRIFPEHGAVVQITWPRQRFEAIESLEETIG
- a CDS encoding alpha-amylase family protein, whose product is MIDDLWYKNGVIYCLSVGSYMDANGDGVGDFKGLLRRLDYLHGLGITTIWLMPFQTSPGRDDGYDIADYYSVDARYGTLGDFVEFAHGCKQRGIRIIIDLVVNHTSDQHHWFKEARRDKNSPYRDWYVWSDKKPAGADKGMVFPGVQKTTWTRDKEAGAYYFHRFYDFQPDLNTSNPHVQAEILKIMGFWIQLGVSGFRMDAVPFVIATKGAKVKKPVEQYDMLRAFREFLQWRQGDAIILAEANVLPKTDMEYFGRDADRMHMMFNFHVNQHLFYALASADSRPLAKALKATKPRPATAQWGLFLRNHDELDLGRLTKAQRDSVFRNFGPDKDMQLYDRGIRRRLAPMLGGDRRRLELAYSLMCTLPGTPVIRYGDEIAMGDDLSLPERNCARTPMQWSTEPHGGFTKSNRPACPVIDKGPYGYPHVNVAKQRRDPNSMLNWTERIVRMRKEVPEIGWGDFTIIPVRDPAVFIMRYDWRNNSVLFVHNLDEKPREIAFSAGLPDEAGAHLINLLAEDHSHADKRGQHRIVLEPYGYRWYRVGGLDYLLKRSDIDGDTVRGKKHPG
- a CDS encoding ActR/PrrA/RegA family redox response regulator transcription factor; translated protein: MNAIAELNEQTDRSLLIVEDDKPFLERLSRAMETRGFSVTSCDTVSDGLAQIGKAAPAFAVVDLRLGDGNGLDVVSALKKKRPDARAIVLTGYGNIATAVTAVKMGAIDYLSKPADADDVVAALLSTSAEKSELPTNPMSADRVRWEHIQRIYEMCNRNVSETARRLNMHRRTLQRILAKRAPR
- a CDS encoding MBL fold metallo-hydrolase, with the translated sequence MTEQNDTQDSSQSKAGAIIVPVTLFEQNCTIIWDEPSKKAVVIDPGGDVPKILDAIKQTGVTVEKIWLTHGHIDHVGGAADLRDALKVPIEGPHEADKFLLDNVVESGARFGMTGVRNFAPDRWLAEGDTVSIGSLQFDIFHCPGHSPGSVVFFNKELRFAHVGDVLFAGSVGRTDLPGGSHATLINSILTKLLPLGDDVGFICGHGAGSSIGQERMTNPFITGAM
- a CDS encoding winged helix-turn-helix transcriptional regulator, with protein sequence MDKIDSMDFFDVAPILFAIAFRAKWMPVRVKKTRQNKNLTRGGDDMAKANPARICPVAAFQKMISGKYKLRIVWDLKDGPRRYGEIRSGLLRGTEGSAEIAPRVLSRELKALTQSGLIDRKDFGEVPPKVEYRLTRKGNSFVPVVAAIRDWGDRHLTETATLVDAAE
- a CDS encoding ABC transporter ATP-binding protein, encoding MTENDKASSRPTVAERSSSAAIAVEHLVKIYKQTRAVDDISFSLPRGSITGLLGGNGAGKTTTIAMIMGLVLPTSGRVQVLGHRMPEESASVLGRMNFESPYVDMPMRLTVRQNLTVFGKLYAVKNLAGRIAELADDLDLTEFIDRANGKLSAGQKTRVALAKALINRPELLLLDEPTASLDPDTADWVRAHLERYRKDNNATILLASHNMLEVERLCDRVIIMKRGRIEDDDTPEAIMARYNRTTLEEVFLDVARGRVNGAKEAAR
- a CDS encoding ABC transporter permease — protein: MTDIPLHRGISVHRIGAMILRYWYLLLSSWPRLLELLYWPALQVITWGFIQYYIAENSNFFARAGGTLIGAVILWDILFRGQLGFSISFLEEMWARNIGNLMMSPLRPIEFLLSLMVMSLIRLAIGIIPMTLLALFMFHFNVYALGLPLIAFFCNLIFTSWSVGIFVSGLVLRNGLGAESIVWTLMFAILPLACVYYPVSVLPVWLQYVAWALPPTYAFEGMRALLIENTFRADLMLEALAINAVFLVASFASFLALLRSAKRHGSLLSGGE